A window from Leptospira meyeri encodes these proteins:
- the pheT gene encoding phenylalanine--tRNA ligase subunit beta: protein MKLSVDWLNEFTPLSQIPFEKVLEKINTSICEIDDVEEFKVHLSSVITVKIKSLEKHPNAEKLSTTIATDGSKDYQIVTAATNVKVGDIVPLALPGTKLDGKEILDSELRGVRSQGMYCSEKELGLALESSGVLVFPDDTPLGISVRKLYLWEDTILTIDNKSITHRPDLWNHFGFARELASQLQLPLNEFPFQAETKWESGNEGLTVEKTDNAHAYYVCSIQNVNITQSNLKIKSRLEKCGIRSINNVVDVSNYLLLELGQPTHFFDRERLKSTSFSVVKSKEGDSFPLLDDTTPKLQKDLLLIQNGKDPVALAGVMGGKDSAVIDSTKNIVMESAVFKREDVRYTIRKTNIRTESAVRYEKGLDSYTCLPVMKRAVQLLKENGNPNIKVYEPQGFNHTESKSVTISTNLSFLRHKLGKNISQTEVTEILNRLGFKVTNQGEELSVLVPKFRQNYDVTIPEDLVEEIGRTIGYASIKTEALSMAVETPIRNPLRELERRVKNFLALEVGFNEVYNYSFASPADSKLEAKEEHSSLKIANEMPEEHSLLRNSLFPGIIKQAKLNQDRFESVNLFELGRTYHKEGKGTDLAEERRWMGILSLSKNKPNDLTAVELEFLQVRETISGLFRYLNLPNYKWEKTNRNYFHPNAGLVLSYDGIEIAELGILHTRFADDYDLKRRAILSKINMEKLVDVWEKQGRNSHFVPPSNFPQGQLDLSLLMNEKDTTESFVSLVQGMKIPELESVFVQTIFQGETVGEGKKSVTYRFRLMSYDKTFTQDRFKELSDSLIDIAKKNGYSLR, encoded by the coding sequence TTGAAACTTTCAGTTGATTGGTTAAACGAATTTACCCCCCTCTCCCAAATCCCTTTTGAAAAGGTTTTGGAAAAAATTAATACATCCATTTGCGAAATTGATGACGTCGAAGAATTTAAAGTTCACCTATCATCGGTTATCACTGTCAAAATCAAATCACTTGAAAAACATCCTAATGCAGAAAAACTATCCACTACCATCGCCACAGATGGTTCCAAAGATTACCAAATTGTTACTGCCGCTACCAATGTAAAGGTAGGGGACATTGTTCCATTGGCCCTTCCTGGAACAAAACTGGATGGAAAAGAAATTTTAGATTCAGAACTTCGAGGTGTTCGTTCCCAAGGAATGTACTGTTCTGAAAAAGAGTTGGGGCTAGCTTTAGAATCTTCTGGTGTTTTAGTTTTTCCTGACGATACACCACTTGGAATTTCTGTTCGCAAACTTTATCTATGGGAAGACACCATTCTCACGATTGATAATAAGTCCATCACACATAGGCCAGACCTTTGGAATCATTTTGGGTTTGCGCGCGAACTTGCAAGCCAACTCCAGTTGCCATTGAATGAATTCCCTTTCCAAGCAGAGACAAAATGGGAATCAGGAAATGAAGGGTTAACAGTGGAAAAAACAGATAATGCTCACGCATATTATGTTTGTTCCATCCAAAATGTAAACATAACCCAATCAAATCTTAAAATCAAATCCAGACTTGAAAAATGTGGAATTCGCTCCATCAACAATGTTGTGGATGTTTCCAACTATCTTCTGTTAGAGCTTGGACAACCCACACATTTTTTTGACCGCGAAAGATTAAAGTCTACATCCTTTTCTGTTGTAAAATCAAAAGAAGGTGACTCCTTCCCTTTGTTAGATGATACAACCCCTAAACTTCAAAAAGATCTACTTCTCATTCAAAATGGAAAAGATCCTGTTGCCCTCGCAGGTGTGATGGGAGGAAAAGATTCTGCAGTCATTGATTCTACCAAAAACATTGTAATGGAATCAGCAGTTTTCAAAAGAGAAGATGTTCGTTATACAATTCGCAAAACTAATATCCGTACCGAGTCGGCGGTTCGTTACGAAAAAGGTTTAGATAGTTATACTTGTTTGCCAGTGATGAAACGTGCCGTGCAACTATTGAAGGAAAATGGAAATCCAAACATCAAGGTTTATGAACCACAAGGTTTCAATCATACAGAATCAAAATCTGTGACCATCAGTACAAACCTTTCTTTCCTTCGCCACAAGTTAGGTAAAAATATTTCGCAAACTGAAGTCACCGAAATCTTAAACAGACTTGGTTTCAAAGTTACAAACCAAGGGGAAGAATTATCCGTTCTGGTTCCTAAATTCAGACAAAACTACGATGTTACCATTCCTGAAGACCTTGTAGAAGAAATTGGAAGAACCATCGGTTATGCCTCCATCAAAACAGAAGCACTCTCAATGGCAGTGGAAACTCCAATTCGAAACCCATTACGTGAATTGGAAAGAAGAGTCAAAAACTTTCTGGCTTTAGAAGTTGGATTTAATGAAGTTTATAATTATTCCTTTGCTTCACCAGCAGATTCCAAACTAGAAGCAAAAGAAGAACATTCTTCTTTAAAAATTGCAAATGAAATGCCAGAGGAACATTCATTACTACGAAATAGTCTATTTCCTGGTATCATCAAACAGGCCAAACTCAACCAAGACCGTTTCGAATCAGTTAATTTATTCGAATTAGGCAGAACCTATCATAAAGAAGGTAAAGGAACTGATCTTGCAGAAGAAAGACGTTGGATGGGTATTCTTTCTCTTTCGAAAAACAAACCAAATGACCTAACAGCTGTTGAATTAGAATTCTTACAAGTTAGAGAAACAATCTCCGGTCTTTTCCGATATTTAAATTTACCAAATTACAAATGGGAAAAAACAAATCGCAACTACTTCCATCCCAATGCAGGACTTGTTCTTTCTTATGATGGAATTGAGATTGCCGAATTGGGGATCCTACACACACGTTTTGCGGATGATTATGACTTAAAACGTAGAGCCATTCTCTCTAAAATCAATATGGAAAAGTTAGTGGATGTTTGGGAGAAACAAGGAAGGAACTCACATTTTGTTCCGCCATCCAATTTCCCTCAAGGCCAATTAGATCTTTCTTTGCTAATGAACGAAAAAGATACAACAGAATCTTTTGTTAGTTTAGTGCAAGGTATGAAAATTCCTGAACTAGAATCTGTGTTTGTTCAAACCATCTTCCAAGGGGAGACAGTTGGTGAAGGGAAAAAATCTGTCACGTATCGATTTAGACTTATGTCCTATGACAAAACATTTACGCAAGATCGATTCAAAGAACTTTCTGATTCTCTTATAGATATCGCAAAGAAGAACGGATACAGCTTACGGTAA
- a CDS encoding amidohydrolase family protein: MEKIAGKIVTHEREWEGTIEFDSNTGLITKVKDEIDPDARQFPEGTVIFPGFGDIHIHAREDVSGKHTYKEDFTSAGNAAINGGVIHVADMPNNPVPPIDDESYAAKQALTKKAPIHITLYAGIGPHTKPLEKKVPYKVFMGPSIGELFFHDNASLEEVIKHYAGQDISFHCEDPEILVANQSRPTHEERRPKEAETVATDFALYLIEKYNLKGKLCHYSTKDGLSKIIAAKKRGVNVTCEVTPTHLMFDTDMLTETNHKWFQMNPPLRGKEDREAMVKGILDGHIDYLATDHAPHSIEEKQKGTSGISQLDTYGLFVTYMILKLNIPMTTIAKICSKNPGEFVAPYLPETFGKGVGIINQGYAANFSILNLKKPVEFQKSMVKSKSGWSPFEGFQFPGSIEAVYFLGKEIHAK, from the coding sequence ATGGAAAAAATTGCAGGGAAGATCGTAACTCACGAAAGGGAATGGGAAGGTACAATCGAATTCGATTCAAATACCGGACTCATCACAAAAGTGAAAGATGAAATTGATCCAGATGCTCGTCAATTTCCCGAAGGTACAGTGATTTTTCCTGGTTTTGGAGATATCCACATCCACGCAAGAGAGGATGTGAGTGGAAAACATACATACAAAGAAGATTTTACCTCCGCTGGGAATGCAGCCATCAATGGTGGAGTGATCCATGTGGCAGATATGCCAAACAATCCTGTGCCTCCCATTGATGATGAATCCTACGCCGCAAAACAAGCGCTCACCAAAAAAGCACCCATTCATATCACTTTGTATGCAGGGATCGGCCCACATACAAAACCATTGGAAAAAAAAGTTCCTTATAAAGTCTTTATGGGCCCTTCCATAGGAGAATTATTTTTTCATGACAATGCTTCATTAGAAGAAGTCATCAAACATTACGCTGGGCAAGACATTAGTTTTCACTGTGAAGATCCAGAGATTCTTGTTGCCAACCAATCCAGGCCCACTCACGAAGAAAGACGTCCCAAAGAGGCAGAAACCGTAGCTACTGATTTTGCTTTGTATTTGATCGAAAAATACAATCTCAAAGGCAAACTTTGTCACTATTCCACAAAAGATGGTCTTTCTAAAATCATCGCGGCTAAAAAACGAGGAGTGAATGTAACGTGTGAAGTCACTCCTACGCATTTGATGTTTGATACGGATATGCTAACAGAAACCAATCACAAATGGTTTCAAATGAACCCACCACTTCGTGGCAAAGAAGACCGCGAAGCTATGGTAAAAGGGATTTTGGATGGACACATCGATTATCTAGCTACAGATCATGCACCCCACTCCATAGAAGAAAAACAAAAAGGGACAAGTGGGATCTCACAATTGGATACTTATGGGTTATTTGTCACTTATATGATACTAAAACTAAACATTCCGATGACTACCATTGCAAAAATCTGTTCCAAAAATCCAGGAGAATTTGTGGCACCATATTTACCCGAAACATTTGGAAAAGGAGTAGGTATTATTAACCAAGGTTATGCGGCAAATTTTTCTATTCTAAATTTAAAAAAACCAGTTGAATTTCAAAAATCAATGGTTAAAAGTAAGTCCGGATGGTCACCCTTTGAGGGATTCCAATTTCCTGGATCCATTGAAGCCGTCTATTTTTTAGGCAAAGAAATACATGCAAAATGA
- a CDS encoding gamma carbonic anhydrase family protein: MPVYTNPFIHPAATAFGMIEYGTSVSLWPGAVVRADMNSIKLGDYVNIQDNSTLHTDSTSPISIGEWTLVGHNVMIHGCKIGKGVLVGIGSIVLDNAEIGDGSQIAAGCMIRGGKKIPPRSLVVPDGSDIKIFPGKAKPELTVAGCIEYAHLSVRFQKNIFVPFQKEEEVHFVSQAKEIIGKLGI; encoded by the coding sequence ATTCCAGTTTATACAAACCCATTCATCCACCCTGCCGCAACGGCATTTGGCATGATTGAATATGGAACTTCCGTTTCTTTATGGCCTGGTGCCGTGGTGCGTGCTGATATGAACTCCATCAAATTAGGAGATTATGTCAACATCCAGGATAACTCCACTTTGCATACTGATAGCACAAGCCCTATCAGCATCGGCGAATGGACATTAGTTGGTCACAATGTCATGATCCATGGCTGTAAAATCGGGAAAGGAGTTCTTGTTGGTATTGGCTCTATCGTTTTGGATAATGCAGAAATTGGTGATGGTTCTCAAATTGCTGCCGGTTGTATGATCCGCGGTGGAAAAAAAATCCCACCAAGATCTCTTGTAGTTCCTGATGGATCTGATATTAAAATATTTCCTGGAAAAGCAAAGCCGGAATTAACAGTCGCAGGTTGTATCGAATACGCCCATCTTTCTGTTCGTTTTCAAAAAAACATTTTTGTTCCCTTTCAAAAAGAAGAAGAAGTTCATTTTGTAAGCCAAGCGAAAGAAATCATTGGAAAGTTAGGTATCTAA
- a CDS encoding EAL and GGDEF domain-containing protein, producing the protein MQNEPLGSKILSGLTVKSLLAEYPNSFQVLDWEGNFISVTERFARFLEFQPKEIVGKSIVDFAHDDDKENTKYTFDSLGENPNIVNFENRLVTNSKEEVWIIWLLIPLRESKIILGFDRDVTIQKDISFEFLLQQQKYKSIFDNLPMGIAITDEKGKIVETNKTARTYFNIQDGELLNRTLNIRKYTLIQPNGNKIYPRNSSLMRALRHKEVIRNLEIGLIKEEKITWFDILATPIPLENFGLAVAFLDITQRRHAEEKIAYLAFFDQLTNLPNRNSLIDKLFPIFEEARRHGNLVGILAIDLDNFKIINDSRGHEFGDKIIKLVAYRIRESIRVYDLISRQGGDEFTVVLPDLSNERDAAVISESILDAMTHPFVIDGERIFVNISIGIALYPTDGKDSNTLLKNADSALNLAKSQGKNCYVFFTEELQTVVAERLEIENRMRIAIIENQFTLMYQPKIDLYTKKPVGVEALIRWRHPERGLISPNVFIPISEETGMILAIGEWVIKSAIQTMRHWKDEGINDVSMAVNISTKQFKHERLISTIAENLKLFKVDPHDLEVELTESSVMENADAAVRTMQEIRKLGAKIAIDDFGTGYSSLGYLKKLPISSLKIDRSFVSEITSDKDSKTIIHAVSNLAHNLGLSVVAEGAETEEQVRLLAESGVDLIQGFYFAKPLSSEECLHFLKTELGISD; encoded by the coding sequence ATGCAAAATGAGCCATTAGGCAGTAAAATTCTCTCTGGTCTCACCGTTAAGTCGCTCCTTGCGGAATATCCGAATAGTTTTCAAGTTTTAGATTGGGAAGGAAATTTTATTTCCGTTACCGAACGATTTGCTCGGTTTTTAGAGTTTCAACCGAAGGAAATTGTTGGTAAATCCATAGTCGATTTTGCTCACGATGACGATAAAGAAAATACAAAGTATACTTTTGATAGTTTGGGTGAAAATCCGAATATTGTAAATTTCGAAAACCGTTTAGTCACCAACTCAAAAGAAGAAGTATGGATCATTTGGTTGCTCATCCCTTTACGGGAATCAAAAATTATTCTTGGATTTGATAGGGATGTTACCATTCAAAAAGACATTTCGTTCGAATTCCTGCTCCAACAACAGAAGTATAAATCTATTTTTGACAACCTTCCTATGGGCATTGCCATCACTGACGAAAAAGGGAAAATTGTTGAGACAAATAAAACAGCAAGAACCTATTTCAATATTCAGGATGGGGAACTTTTAAATCGAACTTTAAACATTCGTAAATACACTCTCATTCAACCGAATGGCAATAAAATATACCCGAGAAATTCCAGTCTTATGCGTGCGTTACGGCACAAAGAAGTGATTCGTAATTTAGAGATTGGTCTAATCAAAGAGGAAAAAATTACGTGGTTTGATATTTTAGCAACACCGATTCCTCTTGAAAACTTTGGCCTTGCGGTTGCTTTTCTTGACATCACTCAGAGAAGGCATGCCGAAGAAAAAATCGCATACTTAGCTTTTTTCGATCAACTCACCAATCTTCCCAACAGAAACTCTTTGATTGATAAACTTTTTCCTATTTTTGAAGAAGCAAGAAGGCATGGAAACCTCGTAGGTATCCTTGCCATTGATTTAGATAATTTTAAAATCATCAATGATTCTCGTGGACATGAATTCGGTGATAAAATTATCAAACTCGTTGCATATCGGATCCGAGAAAGTATCAGAGTGTATGATTTGATTAGTAGACAAGGGGGAGATGAATTCACAGTTGTATTGCCCGATTTATCTAATGAAAGAGATGCGGCTGTTATTTCTGAATCCATTTTGGATGCCATGACTCATCCATTTGTCATTGATGGGGAAAGAATTTTTGTAAATATATCGATTGGGATTGCGCTCTACCCAACAGATGGAAAAGATTCCAACACACTTCTAAAAAATGCAGACAGTGCTCTCAACTTGGCAAAATCCCAAGGGAAAAACTGTTATGTGTTTTTTACAGAAGAACTACAAACCGTTGTGGCAGAAAGATTGGAAATCGAAAACCGAATGCGGATTGCCATCATCGAAAATCAATTCACTTTGATGTACCAACCCAAAATTGATCTTTATACGAAAAAACCAGTAGGTGTCGAAGCCCTCATCCGTTGGCGTCATCCTGAACGCGGACTGATCTCTCCCAATGTATTCATTCCCATCTCTGAAGAAACAGGAATGATTCTAGCAATCGGAGAATGGGTGATTAAATCAGCAATCCAAACCATGAGGCATTGGAAAGACGAAGGGATTAATGATGTTTCGATGGCGGTCAATATCTCCACCAAACAGTTCAAACATGAAAGATTAATTTCTACTATTGCTGAAAACCTAAAACTATTCAAAGTGGATCCGCATGATTTGGAAGTGGAACTCACGGAAAGTTCAGTCATGGAAAATGCCGATGCTGCGGTTCGTACCATGCAAGAGATTCGGAAACTGGGTGCAAAAATTGCCATTGATGATTTTGGAACTGGATATAGTAGTTTGGGGTATTTAAAAAAACTTCCGATTTCCTCTTTAAAAATTGATCGTTCCTTTGTTTCCGAAATCACATCCGACAAAGATTCCAAAACCATCATCCATGCAGTTTCCAACCTAGCACATAACCTTGGTTTGAGTGTAGTTGCGGAAGGTGCGGAAACAGAAGAACAAGTCAGGTTACTTGCAGAAAGTGGCGTTGATCTCATCCAAGGTTTTTATTTCGCCAAACCGCTGAGTTCTGAGGAATGCCTTCATTTTCTGAAGACAGAACTTGGAATTTCGGATTGA
- a CDS encoding DUF1330 domain-containing protein, which produces MENQSHWETIVGLQVNDDELYTEYRKEMKELLEKYEGGFRYDFKIEKTLKSETENPINRVFLIYFKNKERKHSFFADPDYKKVREKYFIPSVESTTQIAEYERFFES; this is translated from the coding sequence ATGGAAAATCAATCTCATTGGGAAACAATCGTTGGTCTCCAGGTAAACGATGATGAACTGTACACAGAGTATAGAAAAGAAATGAAAGAACTATTAGAAAAATACGAAGGGGGATTTCGGTATGATTTCAAAATTGAAAAAACTTTAAAATCGGAAACAGAAAATCCAATCAATCGTGTATTTTTAATCTATTTTAAAAACAAAGAAAGAAAACACAGTTTTTTCGCAGACCCAGATTACAAAAAAGTTAGAGAAAAATATTTTATCCCTTCCGTCGAAAGTACAACCCAAATCGCAGAGTACGAAAGATTTTTTGAATCGTAA
- a CDS encoding MFS transporter → MKKIIDKLKILGIFSITQTVFQIGTVMIMAVSALAGQSIAPSPESASLPISFVILGTLLGLVPASRFMNWKGSKVGLLTGTVIGIIGAILASYSMYEKNFILFSISHLLFGFHQSFVQYLRFVAMESVPIHDRSSALSWILIAGIPAAFLGPLAGLQGKELFPNSLYLGCYLILISALFLQFFFILFLPTPNKKISSIHSQSNDVSPREVIRPLSYHIKNLGLWVSILATAFSFGLMAMLMSAVPVAMKSHGHEMHASTLVLQWHVLGMYIPSFFSGQLVRKMTAPYLILLGIFVMGLESFAALQGTEFLPFAVALILLGIGWNFMYVGGTNLLVEQYHPSEKNKIQATNDTIVYSFAIVSTYSAGYLENKIGWLNLNLVSIPCLLFVSIFTMYFIHSQRRTV, encoded by the coding sequence ATGAAAAAAATTATAGATAAATTAAAAATCCTGGGAATTTTTTCTATCACACAAACTGTCTTTCAAATTGGAACCGTCATGATTATGGCTGTTTCCGCACTTGCCGGACAAAGCATCGCTCCCTCTCCTGAATCGGCTTCACTTCCAATTTCGTTTGTGATTTTAGGAACCCTGCTTGGTTTGGTTCCAGCATCAAGATTTATGAACTGGAAAGGTAGCAAAGTCGGTTTGCTCACAGGAACAGTCATAGGAATCATTGGTGCTATCCTTGCATCCTATTCCATGTATGAGAAGAATTTTATTTTGTTTTCCATATCACACTTGTTATTTGGATTTCATCAATCCTTTGTCCAATATTTACGATTTGTAGCGATGGAATCAGTTCCAATTCATGATAGATCCAGTGCCCTTTCTTGGATTTTAATCGCAGGAATTCCGGCAGCATTTCTTGGGCCACTTGCTGGGCTCCAAGGGAAAGAACTTTTCCCAAACTCATTGTATTTAGGATGTTATTTAATTTTAATTTCTGCTTTGTTTTTACAATTTTTCTTTATTTTATTTTTGCCAACACCTAACAAAAAAATATCAAGCATACATTCACAATCCAATGATGTTTCTCCAAGAGAAGTTATTCGTCCACTTTCGTATCATATAAAAAATTTAGGGTTATGGGTATCGATTTTGGCAACTGCTTTTAGTTTTGGACTGATGGCAATGCTTATGTCTGCTGTACCAGTGGCAATGAAATCCCATGGTCACGAAATGCATGCTTCCACTTTAGTATTACAATGGCATGTATTAGGAATGTATATTCCTTCTTTTTTCTCAGGACAATTAGTGCGAAAAATGACAGCACCTTATCTAATACTTTTAGGAATTTTTGTGATGGGGCTCGAAAGTTTTGCTGCTCTACAAGGTACAGAATTTTTACCATTTGCAGTGGCACTCATACTTCTTGGCATTGGCTGGAATTTTATGTATGTGGGTGGCACAAACTTACTTGTCGAACAATACCATCCTTCGGAAAAAAATAAAATCCAGGCAACAAATGATACAATTGTTTATTCTTTTGCAATCGTATCTACATATAGCGCCGGTTATCTGGAGAATAAAATTGGTTGGCTTAACCTTAATTTAGTCAGTATTCCGTGTTTGTTATTTGTTAGCATCTTCACTATGTATTTTATTCATTCACAACGAAGGACGGTATAG
- a CDS encoding acyl-CoA thioesterase — MTNPNDLPAKSPQESAVETRHIVLPNDANHYGTAFGGAIMSWIDLIAAMSAQRHSGREAVTVSIDRINFITPIQIGDHVNLKAMVNYVGTTSMEVGVQVNRENPYTGEMVRATTAYLSFVALDENKKPCAVPPLRLETDLEKRRFAEGKLRIEMAKEFSAKIKAGRKTI, encoded by the coding sequence GTGACGAATCCTAACGATTTACCCGCCAAGTCACCCCAAGAATCTGCAGTAGAAACTAGACATATCGTTCTACCCAATGATGCAAATCATTATGGAACTGCATTTGGTGGTGCCATAATGAGTTGGATCGACTTGATTGCTGCCATGTCCGCCCAAAGACACTCCGGTCGTGAGGCAGTAACTGTTAGTATCGATCGAATTAATTTTATTACTCCAATTCAAATTGGTGATCATGTGAATTTAAAGGCTATGGTGAATTATGTTGGAACTACTTCGATGGAAGTGGGAGTTCAGGTAAACCGTGAGAATCCCTATACAGGAGAAATGGTTAGAGCCACCACCGCCTATTTATCGTTTGTTGCTTTGGATGAGAATAAAAAGCCCTGTGCTGTTCCTCCTTTACGTTTAGAAACTGATCTGGAGAAACGTCGTTTTGCTGAAGGAAAACTTCGGATTGAAATGGCAAAAGAGTTTTCAGCCAAAATTAAAGCCGGAAGAAAAACCATTTAA
- a CDS encoding 7TM diverse intracellular signaling domain-containing protein, translated as MRTLLTVILSGLAFSCSRLEIQKSITDDSFVPQKIDYAIFSGSDTNFQKLRWTPIFKNNLSLGFQSDHVFLRLKAINQTSANKLILDLGNPHLDFVRVYEEGNPEPIKEGGDFIAHSHWDAFSKSIAFELDWPENEAKTLILETKSSSNISYLIRFYSKDTFYLKENLENTILGFFYGTILIMVIYNLFIYFILKEKAYITYSIAIFFNLALQMYLNGILNQVITLDHPEIHNRIGSIIVTCSAVSGWTFAQQTLNLRELNPWSNRLIQSLKFIVLFYILIPYAYLPITIAVRLGNLIAQVFVVSVLLVALVNYSTGNKQARLFLFGWITLLFGILMYTLMQNGVLPVNLLTIYGNQIGSTLEAGILSLALANKINELKEEKANTQALALVTLEEKVRERTKTLDESLNLIKKDLNVAKKIQKTLFSEIKTSDPRIHFHSYYQSMSEVGGDFYDLTQVKPDYYRIFVADATGHGIQAALITMAIKAEYESLKMIYDHPDDLVFHMNQIFINKYSNIQTIFTCSVCDIDLKNKLLFYSSAGHPDQIHQRIDDIKLLPRTGKIIGLMDHTQYRIIEHQIEEGDRIFLFTDGIFEQFNEEKELFGEDRLYDILKENLKMSLDHTMAKVLSELSSFTEGDVKQDDITFIGCEIQSLG; from the coding sequence ATGAGGACACTCCTAACAGTCATTTTGTCGGGTTTAGCATTCTCATGTTCCCGATTGGAAATCCAAAAATCCATCACGGATGATAGTTTTGTTCCGCAAAAAATCGATTATGCGATCTTTTCTGGTTCCGATACCAATTTTCAAAAACTTCGATGGACACCTATCTTTAAAAACAATTTAAGTTTGGGTTTCCAATCGGATCATGTTTTCCTTAGATTAAAAGCAATCAATCAAACTTCTGCAAACAAACTAATTTTAGATTTAGGAAATCCTCATTTAGATTTTGTCCGAGTCTACGAAGAAGGAAACCCGGAACCAATCAAAGAAGGTGGAGACTTTATTGCGCATTCACATTGGGATGCCTTTTCAAAATCAATCGCTTTTGAATTGGATTGGCCTGAAAATGAAGCCAAAACTTTAATTTTAGAAACCAAATCTTCATCAAACATTAGTTATCTGATTCGATTTTACTCTAAAGACACATTTTATTTAAAAGAAAATTTAGAGAATACCATTCTCGGTTTTTTTTATGGAACCATTTTGATCATGGTGATTTACAATTTATTTATATATTTTATCTTAAAAGAAAAAGCATATATTACGTATTCCATAGCCATTTTTTTTAACTTAGCTCTGCAAATGTATTTGAATGGAATATTAAACCAAGTAATCACACTGGATCATCCAGAAATTCATAACCGAATCGGAAGTATCATTGTCACCTGTTCCGCAGTTTCCGGTTGGACATTTGCCCAACAAACTTTGAATCTGCGAGAACTAAACCCTTGGTCAAACAGACTCATCCAATCATTGAAGTTCATTGTTTTATTTTATATTTTGATTCCGTATGCTTACTTACCAATTACTATTGCAGTTCGATTAGGAAATCTGATTGCACAAGTTTTTGTGGTCTCAGTTCTCCTCGTTGCTTTGGTTAACTATAGCACCGGGAATAAACAAGCGAGGTTGTTTCTTTTTGGATGGATTACCTTACTTTTTGGGATTTTGATGTACACATTGATGCAAAACGGAGTTTTGCCTGTAAATCTATTAACAATTTATGGCAACCAAATTGGATCCACTTTGGAAGCCGGAATTTTATCACTGGCCCTCGCTAATAAAATTAACGAACTAAAAGAAGAAAAGGCAAATACTCAGGCCTTAGCACTTGTCACTCTTGAAGAAAAAGTAAGAGAACGGACAAAAACTTTGGATGAGTCTTTAAACTTAATCAAAAAAGATCTGAATGTCGCTAAAAAAATTCAAAAAACTTTGTTCTCTGAAATTAAAACAAGTGATCCAAGAATCCACTTTCATTCCTACTACCAGTCGATGTCGGAAGTGGGTGGTGATTTTTATGACCTAACACAAGTAAAACCTGACTACTATCGAATTTTTGTAGCCGATGCCACAGGTCACGGAATCCAAGCTGCTCTCATTACCATGGCAATCAAAGCTGAATATGAATCACTCAAAATGATTTATGACCATCCCGATGATTTGGTATTTCATATGAACCAAATCTTTATCAACAAATATAGCAATATTCAGACAATATTTACATGTTCTGTTTGTGATATTGACCTAAAAAACAAATTACTATTTTATTCTTCAGCAGGTCACCCTGACCAAATCCATCAAAGAATCGATGACATAAAACTTTTACCAAGGACTGGAAAAATAATAGGACTTATGGACCATACCCAGTACAGGATCATCGAACACCAAATCGAAGAAGGTGATCGTATTTTTCTCTTTACCGACGGAATTTTTGAGCAGTTTAACGAAGAGAAAGAACTCTTTGGAGAAGACCGTTTGTATGATATTTTAAAAGAGAACCTGAAGATGAGTTTGGATCATACGATGGCGAAAGTACTCAGTGAACTATCTTCTTTCACAGAAGGTGATGTAAAACAAGATGATATTACATTTATCGGTTGCGAAATTCAAAGTCTAGGTTGA